The genomic DNA CTATCGGGTCCTTTACTTGGTGAGTAGATGATCTGGCTATTACAAGTGACTTGCTGTGCTGCTGATACATATGGCAGTGTGTGGTTGTCTTCAGTAGCCCAAAAATCTACCGCCATATTAACACATGGCTGAAGGTTCTCAGGCACTTGTGCTTGAAGTCAGGCGTGGGCCATGTTAAGATTTGTAAATAGATCATTGTATTATAATGATTTCTAGTTACGTACGGCACAGacattttcatcgttttaagCTGTTTACATGGTCATGGTTCTTTCAGATTGGAGATCTTACATAGAAATGTAATGCTTGTCAACTCGTGTCCTTGGAAGTAAACATGTGCCCCATCTGCACCCCTTCATACTTTGACTTTATGTccctcactgtctttctctcaggcCGTTTCTCCAGATGGGGAGGCCATTGTGACGGGAGCAGGAGACGAAACCCTGAGGTTTTGGAACGTCTTTAGTAAAACACGATGCACCAAGGTAAGGGCCATCACTGACCATGACTGACCATCTGTCACAGAATGAATTGCTTCACCCTGTCCTtgttaactctctctctgtgtcctcctccaCCCAGGAGTCCAAATCTGTATTAAACCTCTTCACCAGGATACGATAGTGACGGTAGAGGAGACACGGTCATCTGCATGACTGGACAACAAGGAAGCACTTCACTGTACTTGTCTGGGGAAAATGCCTGATCTGCAAAGTCAACTCAGTTTCATGAGCTGTGATTTAGGAAGtgggagaaaaataaaaatgaaaaacaagcaaacaaaattCCTACTCCATTCCTTGTCCTAAACTCGCTGAAATGGTGAAGGCATTGACCCCAGGCCTGAAAGAAAAGCTCATACACTTGACCTGTGAACTCCAACCCCGATGACCTTTTCTACTGTCAAGGACTGTCCACCAATCCTGGCTCTCTCTGAAGCGATGTCATTCATTTACTCACACCTGCCGAATGGGGACTTTTTCAGTTGAATATCCGTCTTCTTTTTACTGTACGTTGTGAATGTCAACAGATATGTTTTATTACATGAGTAGAAGTATTAATCAAAATATTAAACTATATATAAACAGTGGGTTGTGTCTTGCGATGAATGCGAGGCACAAGACTTGTGACCTTCTCGTGAGATTTTTCTATATTTTGATAAGTGTACACAGTATGACATAAGCTATCATGCAATCTTCTACAACAGAATAAATACACTACTTCCGTGAACATCTTGGATCTGTACACTTTTTTATGGATTTGCTGTCTATCTTGCAGACGTACAGTATAAATGTGATTTGGCAGGGATAACGCAAAAGGAAATAAATATAGTACAAGTGGGGTGTGTACTATTTCATGAATATGCTAGATTCCTCTTGCCTCAACGAACAACTGATAAAGAGCACCATACAGGGAAACGTCACAAACCTTTTAATAAAATCATACAAATGCAAACAACCACACATAAGTATGTCAAAACCTAGAAAAGATGCCTCGTTTCCTTCCAGCAATGTCCACGAAAATATCAAAGTGTGTTTGGTGTTCAGTTTAGTGAGCCCTTCTCATGTTGGGACAGTTCAATAATCACCGGCGTACTCTGCGCCGTGCAGACCTCGACACTGCTGAGAGAAGTCTCTCACTATTTCCCTTACGCGCCTCTTATTGGTTTGCTCCCTACAAGGAAAAGAAGAGTTTTGGGAATGTTTTGGGAATGTTAGGCAACTTGTCACacaacaggaacaggaacaggacagtgactgatttgtttacctGAGGATTTGTTGGCTGAACGTCTGCTTCTGCTCCATGGAGACGCGTGCTGAGGGGAAGTTGGGTATCAACATGACCTCCTGCATCCACACAGACATGGGGCTGTGGCAGTGGCGGTTCAAGCACAACAGCACCTCTGCAAAGTACTCCATCAGACTGCGGGGTGCCTGGCCCCCCACACCCTACACAAGAGAAAACAGCAAGCTGTGTTAGATGCATCTGTGATGTGATATACAATAAAGGCTGTGACATGTTCAAATCATCGAGCCGGAGTAAAATGATCGGTCAAAATCAATGTTGCTCTAAAAGTTGCACTGTGCATCAACACCGTTACATCTCGTTTGACATAACAGTGTGTAGTGTGGAGTGGATGCGGTCACTTTCTTCTTCATCTACCAACACGGCGTATGGAAACTGTGCCACAAGAAACAAAATGGAGACCTGTGGGAACTCACCTCCAGCAGGGACTGAAGGAGCAGTTTCCCATCCTCTTGCAGCACCTCACCCACTGCAGGGATGTCTTCACAGTGGGGCACCAGCTCTGTCTGTGAGAGGCAGGAAGGGTgcagagaacacacagcagtggTGTATCAGAACACGAGCAGACTGAGGGCgttcatactgtacactcctGTCCTGACCATCCACTAAAGGTAAGTGCACTCATAAGAACCTCAACGGAGAGGACAGTGAAACATTAAATAGACACATTATTTACACGTTTTTAGACACATTTACGCATTAAAAATGGTATAGTGTATCCTGCTATGTGCTGCCTGTAAGATGATTAAATGCTAAGTATACTCAAAGTCTCTAAGGAATGCATGGTAGacttacaaaaaacaaacatgtagaTTTCACAGTGGGTTTCTCAGGGAATTTGAATGACAGGATTCCTGAAGGAACAGAAAAAGCCCATAAATTACATAAACATTGAAACTTGGATTCCAACAGTGATAAGTTAATAGATAATTTGGTTCATAGCATCTAACAACTGTACGTTCAGCAGCCTTGAGATATGTACTCATAGGGTAAACATATGGATCAAGTAACTGAGAATGAGATTAAACCAGTGTATGCCCTGTTGCACAAGTCACTATTGTTGTCTCAGCTATAATGGGTGTCAATTACATGTAGCACCAGGAAACAGTCCCTACCATTAGGAAACCCACAAAACAGTATTGAGTGTCCAGGCCAGGGTCAGACTGTGGTTAGTAGGTCATGTTCTCACCACAGTAGAAAACAGCTTTGATGTCCAATGTCTCAGAGAGGTACAGCTCCGCTTTTCTTTTCAGCACCTGAGAAGCACCATCAGGGACATCAGAGAGTTATACACATCAGGGTTGTACTTGTGTTATAAACAGCAAAATTACAACAAAGTTCTCCATTAGGACTAAACAGCTTTATTGTGCTCATAACCAACCTGTGCATGGAGTTGCATGAATGAATCCACAATGTCAGGATGATCTCTTGGCTCTACAATACAATCACACAGAGATGTAAAATTAAATGAGTAAAACAGTAGCATGTTTAAGTTGAAATAATGTATGTTCTTCGCAATTTGAACTAATGCAACTAGTAAATAGCGAAGGTCGCAATTAATTATGCGGCTCACGCTTCAGATTACGCTTGGGAGTATTTTGCTATGTTCTGGGGCAACACGATGAACATGTGCGGATATTTTAAAAAGCACCATAGCTTGAAAGTATGGCAAAAAAGGCAAGCAGAAGCAGTGGTGGTCTTGCCCAAgaactcatactcatactcatagttgataatcatttttaaatatattatatagTGAATACTGACTGAAGATTGACTTTCAAAAATCATATTACAAATTGCAATCGTAAGATATTTTACCCAAATTGTTCACCCTTACCCTTAGACCTGAACAGACCGTGCTCTTTTAGTaatcataaatacacacaagaattaaaatgacatttcaaaacCAGTGTCACAGTGCTTATAGCACCTGAGTGTTGTTCTCAGATAAgccatcattttcatttttttttttttacctcgcTGAAAGATAGCCAGCGTGATGGAGGTCAGTAGCTCAAGTAGTGTCTTGACCGGGGCAAAGTGTTCTTTCTCACCAGAGAATATGTGAACAAGCTGGTGAAACAGAGACATGAAAGACACAAGCCTTTATATAAACCTGACATCTGATGAGGTCTTGAGTAACTCCCTCTTGGAGAAAACCTTGTCAGCTCACCTGTCGCGTGAGGTCAAGAGCGGCAGCCTGGGGGACGGCTCCGTACATCTGCCCCACCAGCTCACTCAGCTGGGCCACCAGGGGGGCGAAGTTACTCAGCAGGGTCTTCAGGGACTTGTCAAAGATGGCACAAGCAGCCTCCACACAGGAGAGAAAAGCATGACCACACGGAAATACAACgatggacagaaagacagatcaaaagatagatagatatttagattgacagatagatagatatagctagatacagtagatatagaTAGACATAGATAGATTGCTCTTACTTCCACTACTTCGGAGTCAGAAAGCCACTTGCTGAGGACAGCTTGAATAAGAGGGAAGAACTGCTGCAGTATAACAACAACCTGCACAGACATTTAATCAATAGCAAGTTAATTAAAATGCTTGTTCATTAAAAGTCTACAAAAAGTGGAGGGTATCTGTTGAGGTCTCCATGACTTACTGGGTGGGGGTCGGGATGTTGTGGTGCTGCTGGTCGGGCTATGGCCATGTCCTCAGAGCCCTCCCGCTCAGAGCTGGTGTCCAGCGTGGTGAATAGACCGGACAGCAGGCCCAGGATGTGGACTATGGCTGATTTGTTGGACGGGTTAGGCTGGACAGAAAAAACAGagatgtgtcttttttttttaaaaatatgctgtTTGTCTTTGAGAGTAATACTGTGGTCATTATGAGATATtaccacatttgtcttgatCGGATTGATTTCTGTTGATTATCTCTTTTGTATTTGTCAGTGGTTGATTCTGTTTAGCAAGTTTGTGTCTATCTATGCATTATTTAATTGTCCATGTGAAAACCTGTGTTAATTTTCTAAAGTCGTGTTCCTTTCCCCAGTAACAAGGGCAAGGCCAAGGACAGAAGTGTAGATACTGTATCTcctctctttgtttacatccttCTTCATTTGCTGACAGTTAATGTGGTCAGCTGTAAGGGTCAGGCCTGAGCTATACGCTCGGTCCTTGTGATCTTTGTGATCTGGAGATAAGATcgtctcccttcctcctccttggGGAAGGTGAGTTGGCGACAGATGCTAGATTagatggctgtttgtgtgtgacagcaaTGTGACATCAAGCCATACAATTTCATCATTTTGGGTATCAAAGAAAACGAGAGTACAGCACTCCTAGTCATATATGTAacttttttctttattcttgccTGTGAACAGACGTTTCGGGGTTCTCCCTTCTTCAGTgtcaggcaaaaaaaaagcttttttccTGGGTATAACAGTCTATTTGAGCTAGAGACCAATGGCTCAAGTCTGTATTGCTACTATCTCCATTGGTGTGCCATTGAAAGGCAACAGCCATGTGTTCTGATTGATCATCATTGCTGACTCAAATCTTCTCCTGTGACAGAGAAAATGACCATCACTCCCTTTGCTTGAACTGACCGTACCGTCTCCTTTGTGAAGTGCTCCAGCTGCTGGAGGTGAGGGctgagcaggggcaggagcttCCCCAGGATCTGCTCCCCCGGCAGGGCTGAGATCAGGAAGCCCAGGGCCTGCATCAGCCAGATACACTGGGCACTCTGCACACAACGGCAGCAGGGTTTTACATGCAATGCACACAATAGCATATTAGAGGCTTGTATATTACTGCTGTACTTTaatgctgtactgtacatagtcAATATTAAAGATATGACCAACCTTGTGAATCTGTTTGACAAGAACATCCTGTGGAAAGAACAAGGTCTTCTTTAGCTCAACCTTTCAAACATGTCTTAAACCCACAGTTATATAGAGTCAGCGTATTGTCATGCCAACTGAAAGCATATAGTGAAGATTATAATCTCAGAGGCCCTGTGCTTCAGGtattgaacatacagtatagtacagtagATGTATTAGTCaccctccacacagacacagacaaacacacacacacacacacacacacacacacacacacacacatatatggttTATGCactatatctatctattcacTGCAATAATAATACACTGTTTCCAGCAGATTTTTAGCACTGTTTGCAGTACATGCTAGTTGTAGTATCACTGAGTTTGCATAGGGTAGAGATACACTGGCATAAGCTCACCTGTGTGACAGCCAGGATGTTGTCAGTGTGGGGCTGGAGGTTGTACCGGCACTCGCGACAGATCCTCTTTAGGGCAGAGACGCTGGACACGGACAGGTCCGGATTGGTCAGAGCCTGGAGCACCACGGGCAGAATCCCGCCGAGCATGAGAGGGTGGTCTGCCAGCCACTCCCCCAGAGACCctgcacagaacacagagaccgAGATTTAAAGCTTCTATTCTGGTGAATAAGACTCTATGAACCAATCAAATACAGCCATCTCTTCAGGGCTGAAGACACTTTGCTGACTGAAATGGAATGGTGTTTTACTTGGTCGAAGCAATTTTGTTTGTGTCCAATTTCTATTTCTAGAGTCTCTTttttaaatgcacacacagaacggACAGCTGAAGGACCATGAGATGAAATGAGCGATAAATGCTTTAAattacattagattagattagaacaGCACAAAGACTGACTATATATGATCAATTAAATGAATCATATAGATCGTAAGAACTGTACCTATGGTGAACATGACGGTATCTGCCAGCTCCACATTGGTAACGTTGATCAAGGGGATCAGGCCAACCAGGCCTGGGATGACATCAGAGTAACTGACGTCGACAGTC from Sardina pilchardus chromosome 2, fSarPil1.1, whole genome shotgun sequence includes the following:
- the ipo13a gene encoding importin-13 yields the protein MESGSAQTAEFTVEAVERALHQLYYDPDMAQKSVAQKWLTQAQMSPQAWHFCWALLSQDKVPEVQFFGASTLHAKISRSWSDLPTEQHVSLRTQLIAQVGHFASGPKMVLTRLCVGLASLVLHTMPDSWPTAVPDLLQAFQTGQGITTGADGRARCLAMLELLAVLPEEFQNSRVPAARRSQLRSALAGQWSAVCSLLQQLLRQADSPTQVKMRVLRCLASWMALDVSLGDSEGLLQDSFSTLADPELFDTAVETIVSTISQPDAHRFADTLVKLVPQVLGLQDQLRKAVETGDMETSHGICRIAVALGETHCRTLLEHVDQWQGFQALVNMILFCTGIPGHYPVDETTSTLTLTFWYTLQDDILSFDADRQALYLQMYRPLYFQLVDVLLHKSHFPSDEAFASWSSDDKEQFRIYRVDISDTLMYVYDLLGPELLRNLYDRLGRLLTESGRTASWQDIEALLFGFQSIAETVDVSYSDVIPGLVGLIPLINVTNVELADTVMFTIGSLGEWLADHPLMLGGILPVVLQALTNPDLSVSSVSALKRICRECRYNLQPHTDNILAVTQDVLVKQIHKSAQCIWLMQALGFLISALPGEQILGKLLPLLSPHLQQLEHFTKETPNPSNKSAIVHILGLLSGLFTTLDTSSEREGSEDMAIARPAAPQHPDPHPVVVILQQFFPLIQAVLSKWLSDSEVVEAACAIFDKSLKTLLSNFAPLVAQLSELVGQMYGAVPQAAALDLTRQLVHIFSGEKEHFAPVKTLLELLTSITLAIFQREPRDHPDIVDSFMQLHAQVLKRKAELYLSETLDIKAVFYCGILSFKFPEKPTVKSTCLFFTELVPHCEDIPAVGEVLQEDGKLLLQSLLEGVGGQAPRSLMEYFAEVLLCLNRHCHSPMSVWMQEVMLIPNFPSARVSMEQKQTFSQQILREQTNKRRVREIVRDFSQQCRGLHGAEYAGDY